In Planctomycetota bacterium, a genomic segment contains:
- a CDS encoding uroporphyrinogen decarboxylase family protein, which translates to MMTPAENLRRLFAKQPADYVPLFDSPWGDTLRKWVTQGYPTFKNKRKVTENGQEVEKEFDDPVSPTEHFGFDMAGVGGWFDMMPLKGVSELVEETDEWRVTRNGAGAAFKYWKNKSGTPEHVDFRMTSRAVWERDYRPHLLQVDRTRVGIEGAKKALEEWRGKQRWTYYGHLFIWECMRQSLGDLCLYQSLLLDPAWIHDYARVYTDFYKGHYKLLFDEAGVPDGMWMYEDLGYNKGLFASPKVLAELIFPYFKEVVDFFHGYGLPVVLHTCGSTREALPMIVEAGFDGLNPMEVAAGNDTLEYAEKYGDTLLFVGGFDKRILESGDRRLIRREVTRFMKGMKARGARFVFASDHSISTNTDYADFLYAHQVYREHRLY; encoded by the coding sequence ATGATGACGCCCGCCGAGAACCTCCGCCGCCTCTTCGCCAAACAGCCGGCCGACTACGTGCCGCTCTTCGACAGCCCCTGGGGCGACACGCTACGCAAGTGGGTCACCCAGGGCTACCCCACCTTCAAGAACAAGCGAAAGGTCACCGAGAACGGCCAGGAGGTCGAGAAGGAGTTCGACGACCCCGTCAGCCCCACCGAGCACTTCGGCTTCGACATGGCCGGCGTGGGCGGCTGGTTCGACATGATGCCGCTCAAGGGCGTGTCGGAACTGGTCGAGGAGACCGACGAGTGGCGCGTCACCCGCAACGGCGCCGGCGCCGCCTTCAAGTACTGGAAAAACAAGTCGGGCACGCCCGAGCACGTGGACTTCCGCATGACCAGCCGCGCGGTGTGGGAGCGCGACTACCGTCCCCATCTTCTACAGGTGGACCGCACCCGCGTGGGCATCGAGGGCGCGAAGAAGGCCCTCGAAGAGTGGCGCGGCAAGCAGCGCTGGACCTACTACGGCCACCTCTTCATCTGGGAGTGCATGCGCCAGAGCCTCGGCGACCTGTGCCTCTACCAGAGCCTGCTGCTCGACCCCGCCTGGATCCACGACTACGCCCGCGTCTACACCGACTTCTACAAGGGCCACTACAAGCTGCTCTTCGACGAGGCCGGCGTGCCCGACGGCATGTGGATGTACGAAGACCTCGGCTACAACAAGGGCCTCTTCGCCTCGCCCAAGGTGCTGGCCGAGCTGATCTTCCCCTACTTCAAGGAGGTGGTGGACTTCTTCCACGGCTACGGCCTGCCCGTGGTGCTGCACACCTGCGGCAGCACGCGCGAGGCGCTCCCCATGATCGTCGAGGCCGGCTTCGACGGCCTCAACCCGATGGAGGTGGCCGCGGGCAACGACACGCTCGAGTACGCCGAGAAGTACGGCGACACGCTCCTCTTCGTCGGCGGCTTCGACAAGCGCATCCTCGAGTCGGGCGACCGCCGCCTCATCCGCCGCGAAGTGACGAGGTTCATGAAGGGCATGAAGGCCCGCGGCGCGCGCTTCGTCTTCGCCTCCGACCACTCCATCTCCACCAACACCGACTACGCCGACTTCCTCTACGCCCACCAGGTCTATCGCGAGCACAGGCTCTACTGA
- a CDS encoding multiheme c-type cytochrome, with the protein MRDAVLRSAAGLLLGACACAAWGGEGAAAAPKPLRVSKQTQACIDCHEAVQPGIVESWRRSRHAQASPAMGMAAPELERRISAQAVPEALQAVAVGCYECHSLNTAAHKDSFDHFETRINMVVTPNDCKTCHPTEADEYARSKKAHALGNLQKNPVYHALVDTVTGLKTVAEGGAITGAKGSETTKAETCYACHGTVVGVEGMRTVKTDAGDIQVPVLTGWANQGVGRVNPDGSQGSCAACHPRHTFSIEVARKPETCGQCHLEPDVPAYNVYKESKHGNLHDALKAKEAWDRVPWAVGRDFEAPTCAACHNSLLATPDGAVVAKRSHDFGARLWVRLFGLIYSHPQPREGATHTIRNADGLPLPTTFGGKPAAEFLIDEAEAKRRQAGMKAICQSCHGSSWANAHFAKMDASIAEADKMVAAATTLLVRAWDAGLADKANPFDEAIEQAWVAQWLFYANSVRYASAMSGPDYAAFKNGWWELTRNLQKMHDWLKLRAPAKGKGEASK; encoded by the coding sequence ATGCGAGACGCCGTGCTTCGTTCTGCGGCTGGCCTGTTGTTGGGGGCGTGTGCGTGTGCCGCCTGGGGCGGCGAGGGGGCCGCGGCGGCGCCCAAGCCGCTCCGCGTGAGCAAGCAGACTCAGGCCTGCATTGACTGCCACGAGGCCGTGCAGCCCGGCATCGTCGAGTCGTGGCGCCGCAGCCGCCACGCCCAGGCGTCGCCCGCAATGGGCATGGCGGCGCCCGAACTCGAGCGCCGCATCTCGGCCCAGGCCGTGCCCGAGGCGCTCCAGGCGGTGGCCGTGGGCTGCTACGAGTGCCACAGCCTGAACACGGCCGCGCACAAGGACAGCTTCGATCACTTCGAGACGCGGATCAACATGGTCGTGACGCCGAACGACTGCAAGACGTGTCACCCCACCGAGGCCGACGAGTATGCGAGGAGCAAGAAGGCGCACGCGCTGGGCAATCTCCAGAAGAACCCCGTCTACCACGCGCTGGTGGACACGGTGACGGGGCTGAAGACGGTGGCCGAGGGCGGCGCCATCACGGGCGCGAAGGGCAGCGAGACCACGAAGGCCGAGACGTGCTACGCCTGCCACGGCACCGTGGTGGGCGTGGAGGGCATGCGGACGGTGAAGACGGATGCGGGCGACATCCAGGTGCCCGTGCTCACCGGCTGGGCGAACCAGGGCGTGGGGCGCGTGAACCCCGACGGCTCGCAGGGCTCGTGCGCCGCGTGCCATCCGCGGCACACGTTCTCCATCGAGGTGGCCCGCAAGCCCGAAACGTGCGGCCAGTGCCACCTCGAGCCCGACGTGCCGGCCTACAACGTCTACAAGGAGAGCAAGCACGGCAACCTCCACGACGCGCTGAAGGCGAAGGAGGCGTGGGACCGGGTGCCGTGGGCCGTGGGGCGCGACTTCGAGGCCCCCACCTGCGCCGCCTGCCACAACAGCCTGCTCGCCACGCCCGACGGGGCGGTGGTGGCGAAGCGGAGCCACGACTTCGGCGCTCGGCTCTGGGTGCGCCTCTTCGGCCTCATCTACTCGCATCCGCAGCCCAGGGAGGGCGCCACACACACGATCAGGAACGCCGACGGCCTGCCGCTGCCCACCACGTTCGGCGGCAAGCCGGCCGCGGAGTTCCTGATTGACGAGGCCGAGGCGAAGCGCCGCCAGGCGGGGATGAAGGCCATCTGCCAGAGCTGCCACGGGAGCAGTTGGGCCAACGCGCACTTCGCCAAGATGGACGCAAGCATCGCCGAGGCCGACAAGATGGTGGCCGCCGCCACGACGCTGCTCGTGCGCGCGTGGGACGCCGGCTTGGCCGACAAGGCGAACCCCTTCGACGAGGCCATCGAGCAGGCCTGGGTGGCTCAGTGGCTCTTCTACGCGAACTCAGTGCGCTACGCCTCCGCGATGTCCGGCCCCGACTACGCGGCGTTCAAGAACGGCTGGTGGGAGCTGACGCGCAACCTCCAGAAGATGCACGACTGGCTGAAGCTGCGCGCTCCCGCTAAGGGCAAGGGGGAGGCGAGCAAGTGA
- a CDS encoding nuclear transport factor 2 family protein, with product MARLCIVVTCLAGLGLAATGGEGEAPDETAKLISYLAQEFNFALNVVGATPTKRLEEIVADDAVIVWSNGERSNGKAEYLTRLAKAREDIRGLFKDLTVSYEVQKVRFLGDAAIILGKVALVGTLAEDEKPYRRTTWQTLVFAKADAGWRLVHEHSNPLAASRPAEPQPKDAPQ from the coding sequence ATGGCCAGGCTGTGCATCGTGGTAACGTGTCTTGCGGGCCTCGGGCTCGCGGCGACCGGCGGTGAGGGCGAGGCGCCCGACGAGACGGCGAAGCTGATCAGCTACCTCGCGCAGGAATTCAACTTCGCGCTCAACGTCGTCGGCGCCACGCCGACCAAACGCCTCGAGGAGATCGTGGCCGACGACGCGGTGATCGTGTGGTCCAACGGCGAGCGCTCGAACGGCAAGGCCGAGTACCTCACGCGCCTCGCCAAAGCCCGCGAGGATATCCGCGGCCTGTTCAAGGACCTCACCGTGTCCTACGAGGTCCAGAAGGTGCGCTTCCTTGGCGACGCCGCGATCATCCTCGGCAAGGTGGCGCTCGTGGGCACCCTGGCCGAGGACGAGAAGCCCTACCGCCGCACGACGTGGCAAACGCTCGTCTTCGCCAAGGCCGACGCCGGGTGGCGCCTCGTCCACGAGCATTCGAATCCGCTCGCCGCCTCCAGGCCCGCCGAGCCCCAGCCGAAGGACGCCCCGCAATGA
- a CDS encoding phosphoribosylaminoimidazolecarboxamide formyltransferase, with translation MEIKLKYGLNPHQKFARLVIERDPSPLKIHNGTPGYINLLDLLGAWQLARELKQATGLPGAASFKHVSPAGAAIAKPLDEGFRVSQFIPEGEQLSPVATAYARARGADRLCSFGDIAAVSDVVDVSLARLIAREVSDGLIAPGYEPEALEILKAKQGGRYLAIEMDPAYEPPELEYRDLFGFRIEQTRNTAKITRDLLKNVVSKKKAIPEDAALSLLVCSVALKYTQSNSVGLAYDGQVIGMGAGQQSRVHCTRLACGKADKWLLQQHPRVLSLPFKKGLGRPEKTNLVDAYLLWDELAAAERAWVLDQLDAAPEPLSRQEREEWVARFDGIACSSDAFFPFRDSIDRLSRSHVQYVMQPGGSARDDLVTEAADQYGMVMVHTGLRLFLH, from the coding sequence ATGGAGATCAAGCTGAAGTACGGGCTGAACCCGCATCAGAAGTTCGCGCGCCTCGTCATCGAGCGCGACCCATCGCCGCTGAAGATTCACAACGGTACGCCGGGCTACATCAACCTGCTGGACCTGCTGGGCGCCTGGCAACTCGCGCGCGAGCTCAAGCAGGCGACGGGACTGCCGGGGGCGGCGTCGTTCAAGCACGTCAGCCCGGCGGGCGCGGCCATCGCCAAGCCGCTCGACGAGGGCTTCCGCGTCTCGCAGTTCATTCCCGAAGGCGAGCAGCTTTCGCCCGTGGCCACCGCCTACGCGCGGGCGCGGGGCGCCGACCGCCTGTGCTCGTTCGGCGACATCGCGGCCGTGAGCGACGTGGTGGACGTCTCGCTCGCCAGGCTCATCGCCCGCGAGGTCTCCGACGGCCTCATCGCGCCGGGCTACGAGCCCGAGGCGCTCGAGATTCTCAAGGCCAAGCAGGGCGGGCGCTATCTGGCCATCGAGATGGACCCCGCCTACGAGCCGCCCGAGCTGGAGTACCGCGACCTCTTCGGCTTCCGCATCGAACAGACCCGCAACACGGCGAAGATCACCCGCGACCTGCTCAAGAACGTGGTGTCGAAGAAGAAGGCCATCCCCGAGGACGCGGCGCTCTCGCTCCTCGTGTGCTCGGTCGCCCTCAAGTACACGCAGTCGAACTCGGTGGGCCTGGCCTACGACGGGCAGGTGATCGGCATGGGCGCGGGGCAGCAGTCGCGCGTCCACTGCACCCGCCTGGCCTGCGGCAAGGCCGACAAGTGGCTCCTCCAGCAGCACCCGCGCGTGCTGAGCCTTCCCTTCAAGAAGGGCCTGGGGCGTCCCGAGAAGACGAACCTCGTGGACGCGTATCTGCTGTGGGACGAGTTGGCCGCGGCCGAGCGGGCCTGGGTGCTCGACCAGCTCGACGCCGCGCCCGAGCCGCTGAGCCGCCAGGAACGGGAGGAATGGGTGGCCCGCTTCGACGGCATCGCGTGCTCGAGCGACGCGTTCTTCCCGTTCCGCGACTCGATTGACCGCCTGAGCCGCAGCCACGTGCAGTACGTCATGCAGCCTGGCGGCTCGGCCCGCGACGACCTGGTCACCGAGGCGGCCGACCAGTACGGAATGGTGATGGTCCACACCGGCCTGCGGCTGTTCCTCCATTAG
- a CDS encoding glycoside hydrolase family 9 protein, translating into MLAAEMPQVVHVGMAAPDIIEVVVQAGRAEYGDQVPYEAKAGDSFDRKTHQRWVHRDGKFIGALVGKDERILYTPDRVVGDKLDLAWADKPESYGVRCPDDPNYAGDGTAPVAVHRKSKPSDFARVGPWQMEAPVEHHLYLQLPKPLVVGRDYLVCFRGGRLLATGFTWKPTELRSEAVHVSHLGFRPDDPAKAAFLSCWMGSGGAVTYGGGLRFDVLDEGGKSVFQGKVALSKGAAEPEDAYKHNYSGAPVYEMDFSPLATPGTYRVAVEGVGCSFPFAIADDAWRKAFTVSARGFYHQRSGIALGPPHTTFKRPRAFHPDDGLKVYHSNCGLMDSGNGLNRKDDGNFGNLNKGRTDQLVANAWGGYMDAGDWDRRIQHLAVTRLLLELAELFPDYFAAVPLNIPESGNGLPDVVNEALFGLDCYRRMQTPEGGIRGGIESEEHPRHGEGSWQESLTVMAYAPCVWSSYVYAGVAARAALVLGKLRPALAEVYRDSALRAMAWAEKELKAAGDRQLPIEVRDARNLAAIELFRLTGEAAWHALFLATTVFHDPKADLFVWQKHEQRDAAWLYARTERPGTDAAVKANCRAAILREADERLTSQAQSGFRWMKHFWRPFGWGAPVTPEAESVARAHVLTGEAKYLRALVLACQFGGGANPLNLCYTTGIGPRWPQHPLHIDSRVTHQPPPPGLTVFGPQEVERAKGDWGQKNVARFAFPAVAQWPTAEAYWDVFWYPSVCEYTVQSPMAANAYLWGYLAARK; encoded by the coding sequence TTGCTCGCCGCCGAGATGCCCCAGGTCGTGCACGTCGGCATGGCGGCGCCCGACATCATCGAGGTCGTCGTGCAGGCCGGACGGGCCGAGTACGGCGACCAGGTGCCCTACGAGGCGAAGGCCGGCGATAGCTTTGACCGCAAGACCCACCAGCGCTGGGTCCACCGCGATGGCAAGTTCATCGGTGCATTGGTCGGCAAGGACGAGAGGATTCTCTACACGCCCGACCGCGTGGTGGGGGACAAGCTGGACCTGGCCTGGGCCGACAAGCCCGAGAGCTACGGGGTCCGCTGCCCCGACGACCCCAACTACGCGGGCGACGGCACGGCCCCCGTCGCGGTCCATCGCAAGAGCAAGCCGAGCGACTTCGCGCGGGTCGGGCCTTGGCAGATGGAGGCGCCCGTCGAGCACCATCTCTATCTCCAACTGCCCAAGCCTTTGGTCGTGGGGCGCGACTACCTTGTCTGCTTCCGAGGCGGGCGCCTGCTCGCCACGGGCTTCACGTGGAAGCCCACCGAGCTGCGCAGCGAGGCCGTCCACGTGAGCCACCTCGGCTTCCGCCCCGACGACCCGGCCAAGGCCGCCTTCCTCTCGTGCTGGATGGGCAGCGGCGGAGCCGTGACCTACGGCGGCGGCCTGCGCTTCGACGTGCTCGACGAGGGCGGCAAGAGCGTCTTCCAGGGCAAGGTCGCCCTCTCGAAGGGCGCCGCCGAACCCGAGGATGCCTACAAGCACAACTACAGCGGCGCGCCCGTCTACGAGATGGACTTCTCGCCGCTCGCGACGCCCGGCACCTATCGCGTGGCCGTCGAGGGCGTCGGCTGCTCCTTCCCCTTTGCCATCGCCGACGACGCCTGGCGGAAGGCATTCACCGTCTCGGCCCGCGGCTTCTACCACCAGCGCAGCGGCATCGCCCTGGGCCCGCCGCACACCACCTTCAAGCGCCCACGTGCCTTCCACCCCGACGACGGCCTCAAAGTCTACCACTCGAACTGCGGCCTCATGGACTCGGGCAACGGCCTGAATCGCAAGGACGACGGCAACTTCGGCAATCTCAACAAGGGCCGCACCGACCAGCTTGTGGCCAACGCCTGGGGCGGCTACATGGACGCGGGCGACTGGGACCGCCGCATCCAGCACCTCGCCGTCACGCGGCTGCTCCTGGAGCTGGCCGAGCTCTTCCCCGATTACTTCGCGGCCGTGCCGCTCAACATCCCCGAATCAGGCAACGGCCTGCCCGACGTGGTGAACGAGGCGCTGTTCGGCCTCGACTGCTATCGCCGCATGCAGACGCCCGAAGGCGGCATCCGCGGCGGCATCGAGAGCGAAGAGCACCCGCGCCACGGCGAGGGGAGCTGGCAAGAGTCGCTCACCGTCATGGCCTACGCCCCGTGCGTGTGGTCGAGCTACGTCTACGCGGGCGTCGCCGCCCGCGCCGCGCTCGTCCTGGGCAAGCTCAGGCCCGCGCTGGCCGAGGTCTACCGCGACAGCGCCCTTCGGGCCATGGCCTGGGCCGAGAAGGAACTGAAGGCTGCCGGCGACAGGCAACTCCCCATCGAGGTGCGCGACGCCCGCAACCTCGCTGCCATCGAGCTGTTCCGGCTCACGGGCGAGGCCGCCTGGCACGCCCTCTTCCTGGCGACCACCGTCTTCCACGACCCCAAGGCCGACCTCTTCGTGTGGCAGAAGCACGAGCAGCGCGACGCCGCCTGGCTCTACGCCCGCACCGAGCGGCCCGGCACGGACGCGGCGGTGAAGGCCAACTGCCGCGCCGCCATCCTCCGCGAGGCGGACGAGCGGCTGACCTCGCAGGCGCAGTCGGGCTTCCGCTGGATGAAGCACTTCTGGCGCCCCTTCGGCTGGGGCGCGCCCGTCACGCCCGAGGCCGAGAGCGTCGCCCGCGCCCACGTCCTCACCGGCGAAGCCAAGTACCTTCGCGCCCTCGTGCTGGCCTGCCAGTTCGGCGGCGGGGCGAACCCGCTGAATCTGTGCTACACCACGGGCATCGGCCCCCGCTGGCCCCAGCACCCGCTGCACATCGACTCGCGAGTCACCCACCAGCCGCCGCCCCCTGGCCTCACCGTGTTCGGCCCGCAGGAGGTCGAGCGCGCCAAGGGCGATTGGGGCCAGAAAAACGTCGCCCGCTTCGCCTTCCCCGCCGTGGCCCAGTGGCCCACCGCCGAAGCCTACTGGGACGTCTTCTGGTATCCCTCGGTCTGCGAGTACACCGTCCAGAGCCCCATGGCCGCCAATGCCTACCTTTGGGGCTATCTGGCTGCGAGGAAGTGA
- a CDS encoding methyltransferase yields the protein MSDVEANALRLNQMISGAWITQGIYVAAELGLADLLAGGPRTAAELARQAGAHEGALYRLLRALASVGIFAEDDQRRFTLTPLAQRLRSDAPASQRWFAIMMGAEFYQSWGHLAAAVRSGREVCRQTFGMPFFEYTTRHPDRGRIYDAAMNGIHDAETVPVLDAYDFSAFRTVVDVGGGNGLALAGMLRRHPGLEGIVFDLPAVAEGARATLDRLGLAGRGRAIGGDFFTAVPAGADAYVLRHILHDWDDEQAAAILRNCRDAMAPGGRILVIESVIPPGNAPCFGKWIDLMMLIVGGRERTEGQFRRLFAAAGLDLRRIVPTAHEVSVIEAVQPSRPSAERGGASPAAASLEPVSYGRQEAE from the coding sequence GTGAGCGACGTCGAGGCCAACGCGCTGCGCCTCAACCAGATGATCAGCGGAGCCTGGATCACCCAGGGCATCTACGTGGCGGCCGAACTCGGCCTGGCCGACCTCCTCGCGGGGGGGCCGCGCACGGCCGCCGAGCTGGCCCGCCAGGCCGGCGCGCACGAGGGCGCCCTCTACCGCCTCCTGCGCGCGCTGGCCAGCGTAGGCATCTTCGCCGAGGACGACCAGCGCCGCTTCACCCTCACGCCCCTCGCCCAGCGCCTGCGCAGCGACGCCCCCGCCTCCCAGCGCTGGTTCGCCATCATGATGGGCGCCGAGTTCTACCAGTCCTGGGGCCACCTCGCCGCCGCCGTGCGATCGGGCCGCGAGGTCTGCCGCCAGACGTTCGGCATGCCCTTCTTCGAGTACACCACCAGACACCCCGACCGCGGGCGCATCTACGACGCCGCGATGAACGGCATCCACGACGCCGAGACCGTCCCCGTGCTCGATGCCTACGACTTCTCGGCGTTCCGCACCGTGGTGGACGTGGGGGGCGGCAACGGCCTCGCCCTGGCCGGCATGCTCCGGCGGCATCCGGGCCTCGAAGGCATCGTGTTCGACCTGCCCGCTGTGGCCGAGGGCGCCCGGGCCACGCTCGACCGCCTGGGCCTCGCCGGCCGCGGCCGCGCCATCGGCGGCGACTTCTTCACGGCGGTCCCGGCCGGCGCCGACGCCTACGTGCTGCGGCACATCCTGCACGACTGGGACGACGAGCAGGCCGCGGCCATCCTGCGCAACTGCCGCGATGCCATGGCCCCGGGCGGCAGAATCCTCGTCATCGAGAGCGTCATCCCCCCGGGCAACGCCCCGTGTTTCGGCAAGTGGATTGACCTCATGATGCTCATCGTCGGCGGCCGCGAGCGCACCGAGGGCCAGTTCCGCCGGCTCTTCGCCGCCGCGGGGCTGGACCTCCGCCGCATCGTGCCCACCGCGCACGAGGTGTCCGTCATCGAGGCGGTTCAGCCCTCCCGTCCCTCGGCCGAGCGCGGCGGGGCCAGCCCGGCCGCGGCCTCCCTCGAGCCTGTGAGCTATGGACGCCAGGAAGCAGAATGA
- a CDS encoding DEAD/DEAH box helicase, with the protein MELDAFLARLQRDRATRQQIYHVGDLPERPASFADLPLEPRVAASLAARGIHRLYTHQAEAIGHVRAGRSVVVVTGTASGKTLCYNIPILEALQLDPSATALAIYPTKALAQDQFRGLSDLAAGVEGLRLVAGPYDGDTPAPQRRKLRDRGSVILTNPDMLHQGILPNHARWARFFTNLRYVVLDEVHAYRGVFGSHVANVIRRMRRICKHFGSTPLFICSSATIANPREHAERIIGGPAELVTNDGSPRGPKKFLLWNPPLLSRDRPANEQPAVGGERRSALWTAVELLADLVRRETQTIVFSQTRLSTELILKHARTLLEPHHPRLATRVQSYRGGYLPEERRDIERRLASGEILGITSTNALELGIDIGSLDACILVGYPGTIASLWQRAGRAGRGADHALVILVAQNSPIDQYLMYNPAFIFGRSPERAVIDPDNPHIAVGHIKCALHELPLPDADVESFGPYAEPILELLADGGVARHIEGKWYWASGDYPAAETNLRTLCGPVYTIQDTTKGDQVIGTMDEISALAQLHDHAVYIHSGDTYIVNKLDLEKKIAFVERRDLDYYTQSIQSSQIRIDARDREQPWGASTVGLGDVTVTTHIPMFKKVKFSSRDSLGFEKLELPPQELETVAMWLVPSDEARQRVAEQGRVFAEGLIGIANAMVEVAPMFVMCDVQDIGTTVDATNLGKDAIFLYDRYPGGMGYAERCAEAIEGLLKSVHTVVSQCACRDGCPSCVGAAVPAFALSDLDSSVRGRIPDKQAALLILHDILGLAPYIAQPKPHPDMPERLSPAG; encoded by the coding sequence ATGGAACTGGATGCCTTTCTTGCCCGCCTTCAGCGCGACCGAGCGACCCGGCAGCAGATCTACCACGTGGGGGACCTGCCCGAGCGTCCGGCCTCCTTTGCCGACCTCCCCTTGGAGCCCCGCGTCGCTGCCTCGCTCGCCGCCCGGGGCATTCATCGCCTCTACACCCATCAGGCCGAGGCCATCGGCCACGTACGCGCGGGGCGCAGCGTGGTCGTTGTCACCGGCACCGCGAGCGGCAAGACCCTCTGCTATAACATTCCGATACTGGAAGCGTTACAGCTTGACCCCTCGGCCACGGCGCTGGCCATCTACCCGACCAAGGCCCTGGCCCAGGACCAGTTCCGCGGCCTCTCGGACCTGGCGGCCGGGGTGGAGGGTCTGAGGCTTGTCGCCGGTCCCTACGACGGCGACACGCCCGCGCCTCAGCGGCGCAAGCTTCGCGACCGAGGCTCCGTGATCCTTACCAATCCAGACATGCTCCACCAGGGGATCCTGCCCAACCACGCCCGCTGGGCGCGGTTCTTCACCAATCTCCGCTATGTGGTGCTGGACGAGGTGCACGCCTACCGAGGCGTCTTCGGCTCGCACGTGGCCAATGTCATTCGCCGCATGCGTCGCATTTGCAAGCACTTCGGCAGCACTCCCCTCTTCATCTGCTCCTCGGCCACCATCGCCAACCCCAGGGAGCATGCCGAGCGGATCATCGGCGGGCCGGCCGAGCTGGTGACCAACGATGGTTCGCCTCGCGGACCCAAGAAGTTCCTCCTCTGGAACCCCCCGCTGCTCAGCCGCGACCGGCCGGCCAACGAGCAGCCTGCCGTCGGCGGCGAGCGCCGCAGCGCGCTCTGGACCGCCGTCGAGCTGCTCGCCGACCTGGTCCGCCGCGAGACGCAGACCATCGTCTTCTCGCAAACCCGCCTCAGCACTGAGCTTATACTCAAGCACGCACGCACACTGCTGGAGCCGCACCACCCTCGCCTCGCCACGCGTGTGCAGAGCTACCGCGGCGGCTACCTGCCCGAGGAGCGGCGCGACATCGAGCGCCGCCTCGCCTCGGGCGAAATCCTCGGCATCACCTCGACCAATGCCCTTGAGCTCGGCATTGACATCGGCTCGCTCGACGCCTGCATCCTGGTCGGCTACCCGGGCACAATCGCCAGCCTCTGGCAGCGCGCAGGCCGCGCCGGCCGCGGCGCCGACCATGCCCTCGTCATCCTCGTCGCTCAGAACTCGCCCATTGACCAGTACCTTATGTACAACCCCGCCTTCATCTTCGGGCGCTCGCCCGAGCGTGCGGTCATTGACCCAGACAACCCCCACATCGCGGTCGGCCACATCAAGTGCGCCCTTCACGAACTCCCCCTCCCTGATGCCGATGTGGAGTCCTTCGGCCCCTACGCCGAGCCGATCCTCGAACTCCTGGCCGATGGCGGCGTGGCCCGACACATCGAGGGCAAGTGGTACTGGGCGAGCGGCGACTACCCCGCCGCCGAGACCAATCTGCGCACCCTCTGCGGCCCTGTCTACACCATCCAGGACACCACGAAGGGCGACCAGGTCATCGGGACAATGGACGAGATTTCGGCTCTTGCTCAACTTCATGACCACGCCGTATATATCCACAGCGGAGACACTTACATCGTCAACAAGCTCGACCTTGAGAAGAAGATCGCCTTCGTCGAGCGCCGCGACCTCGACTACTACACCCAGTCTATCCAATCGTCGCAGATCAGGATTGACGCGAGGGACCGCGAGCAGCCCTGGGGCGCCTCCACGGTCGGCCTCGGTGATGTGACGGTGACCACCCACATCCCGATGTTCAAGAAGGTCAAGTTCAGCAGCCGCGACAGTCTGGGGTTCGAGAAGCTGGAGCTGCCGCCACAGGAGCTCGAGACCGTGGCGATGTGGCTCGTGCCGTCGGACGAGGCTCGCCAGCGGGTGGCCGAGCAGGGCCGCGTGTTCGCCGAGGGCCTCATAGGCATCGCTAACGCGATGGTCGAGGTGGCCCCCATGTTCGTGATGTGCGACGTGCAAGACATTGGCACTACAGTGGATGCGACGAATCTTGGGAAGGACGCCATCTTCCTCTACGACCGCTACCCCGGCGGCATGGGCTACGCCGAGCGGTGCGCAGAGGCCATCGAGGGCCTGCTCAAGAGCGTCCACACCGTCGTCAGCCAGTGCGCGTGCCGCGACGGCTGCCCGAGTTGCGTCGGGGCCGCCGTGCCGGCCTTCGCCCTGAGCGACCTTGATTCGTCGGTTCGTGGCCGCATCCCCGACAAGCAGGCGGCACTTCTGATCTTGCACGACATCCTCGGTCTCGCGCCCTACATCGCCCAGCCCAAACCCCATCCCGACATGCCGGAGAGGCTGTCGCCGGCCGGGTGA